A portion of the Mycobacterium paraseoulense genome contains these proteins:
- a CDS encoding BTAD domain-containing putative transcriptional regulator: MELGVLGPLQVRRDGAPVAIPGAKPRAILSMLGLHGGSVVAADTLVELLWGEHPPRTAAKALQTHISSLRRTLGDGFVLTAGAGWTLAEAQVDAARYKSAARLARDSAAAGDTGQAVARFEEALALWRGIPELPDGRRGTSEKTRWIEGHAALVEDRADALLATGRAAEIIGELEAAVAEAPLRERRWGQLMLALYRAGRQGEALGAYQRARALLAEELGVDPGPDLRRLEAAIVSQDSALEAPAAQQLSSVTRAVTFLLTDIEGSTAAWEADAQAMAVALARHDELVEQVVTSRGGRLIKTRGEGDATFSVFERPSAAAAAAIELQEAIVSEPWELRDPMRVRVALHTGEVELRDGDYFGRAVNRVARLRSLAMGGQILCSGATAELVIDSLPDDVILADLGTRQLRNLARPEHVFELQLQTTGGPRQDVPTDAPLPRPSLPAVLAGRGPFVGRGDELEQLSSAWQTSLAGGTNAVLIAGEPGVGKTRLAGEWARQAYDLGALVIYGRCDEDLGAPYQPFAEALRSLVPCLGAGGLRGLRGVEALLTLVPGLTDVVPDLAAPTRADPDTERYALFDAVVALLALASARAPVVLILDDLHWAAKPTLLLLRHLLRFGEHARVQIIGTYRSTDLDRSHPLAAMLADLHRDGTASRLSLSGLDEDDVTAYVAEAGYDDEELARALASVTGGNPFFLIEALRHVDESGGRWDQSTLPQGVREAVSRRLSRLPVEANRALAAAAVVGSRFALELVESVVGDDLVDAFDQACKAGIVIEEPGGRYRFNHAIVRQSLLAELPSVRRMRLHQRIAATLENEPGPDDERLAELAHHYFECAWAGNAAKAVLYCRRAADQAMARLAYEGAADLYDRALHALEEIDDELPDRDDQVAALLIARCEALLAAGDVASAAGAVTQLQTATVDSAQLAAWATCFDGQLSMLIHPERLDEVEAAVGAAADKLAELGDAAGEANAHTVRAGCLARLGRIGDCEIALDDALTAARRAREHRRVNAVLAQAPLAALWGPNPVPRAGGRCLDVVRLLRITTDSPAVEATSTRCQAVLEAFRGRAAAARRMIDSARRTVTELGLRHALVEVEQFAGIVELVVDEPAAAEAHLRKAYNGFRRMGLDADTAETAALLGRTCLALDRDAEADELCAESERLAGHALKAAIAWRTLRARLLSRGGDHDEARRLAEEAVALAERTDALVDHGDACLGLATALGAAGDVAGARSAAERAVELYERKGAVALAERARRVLGERAVPPVPTPPEASFVELDNSCVRAGERVTAAINREAWDEFEQLFAPDGFIESRRKIVGFGRIDVPPGEFPHVNRRVLETVPMRVTQVVIAARGERLALARLVIGADDVSPGAPQDEFLLLYGIDEDDRISLQVWFDLEDMDAALAELEAAHARLEAPPAPVRRQENAACRTYERMQACFMARDWDGLAQTLIDDVHNEDRRRVVNSGVQRGRDAAMGNVRWAADLGVTQATSNVVATRGERLVLTHARFSQGDEQPETFGVDVLQLVEVDDVGRITALVMFDLDDVESGIAELDARYLAGEAAAHAHTWAVITRAYAALNRREHPATTPDWVNIDHRRGIAFAPGHVSALLTNWLATPDLGNFVQAVHRLNDFGAVVTSMTHETSQEGFEAEWRGINILTIEGDLINRLEVFDDKDLDAAIARFEQLSRPAARLENTAARVFDHVWSHFATRDWEALGDTVADDFVGIDHRRVVSAETQLSRDDVVRDLRAAADVGFTISMVSAVAIRGERLVLARVRAAGQDPKAIENDALNVVEIDTDHRIANVATYDMEDIDAAIAQLDARYLAGEAATYARTWSLVTDAFAALNQRRIPKTTPDWTSIDHRRLAPIGAGDLGAYLLATWELSPQSRIYIEAVHRLDNLGAVITHVAIGTSPDGFDAEWRVTDIVTFDGDHISRSELFDETDLDAAIARFDQLTRPSPELENAASRAYGRLAAYFAARDWNATANAMAENMIDDDRRRMVNAGIRRGRDVEVANSQATAAIGGKKIMSTVIATRGERLALCRSSIVGRGEQSGEFRIQFLSVIEVDADERLAAHVGFDPDDIEAALTELDARYIASEAAAHARTWSVITQSFASINRREMPATTPDWVNIDHRRGTSIAPGEMAALMGAAWSTTSDLRCFIESVHCLNGLGAVITHVAHETSQDGFHAEWRVISVITVEGDLINRTEVFDEAELDAATARFEQLSRPTPRLENAASRASERFLADFAACEWDALAEALAKDFSQDDRRRVVGAGVRHGRDAEIADLQAIAQLGIVNVASTVIATRGEHLVLMRVGFSFRDRGPEAFLGEMLGLSEINADERILAAVSFDLDDFDAAIAELDARYIAGEAAAHSRAWSIVASSYAALNQGEPPLTTPDCVNVDHRQETAFGPGDLIAYIRAGLALEPNNHVYVREVHRLNTLGAVVTYAAHETSQGGFDAEWSGIAVFTIEGDMINRTEVFDEAGLNKALARFEQLSRPAPRVENTATRIFERLYSYVAAGDWHAVAQITSKDVSVDDRRRVVNAGILHGRDANIKDAQATVDVGFTMAMVGALAIRGARLALTRVRVSGHDPEAIQNDALSIVEVDADERIIAVVVFDNGDVDAALQELDARYRAGEAAAYAHTWSVITGIYTMFNRHELPAVDWALVDHRRGTPFASGELTPALQTFFDLTPEFRVAIEAVHRLNKIGAVVTIDSQGSSRDGLAVEWRMIQLLTVEGDRLTRCELFDETDLDAAIEQFDQVSQPPLPPENAASQTVQQFLTHFAIHNWEAMAELIAGDFCSDDRRSVINAGIRRGRDIEMANWRATAEVWMSDVRAAVVATRGENLALLRFTFASQDSLPASFQAAALAVIEVNDDNRLGSTVVFNPDDLDAAFSELDARYIAGEAAGHGRTWSVIAQSYAGVNRHELPPTTPDWSNVDHRRGIAFAPGNLEAYLEASWDLLAPGPSAYIETVHRLTELGAVVTRIVEGTTSDGVQAEWREIGISTVEGDLIKRSEIFDETELDAALARFDELQTRPHHLDNAASQVTERFWISLATHDWAAMAEILAESVVSHDNRRVVNSGELRGRDVNLANLRAVAEVGFEGVVWTALAIRGQRLVLSRIRSSAHGLEPGEISADMIGVVEIDGDNRMIVHSIFDADDVDAAFAELEARYIAGEAATHARVWSLVTQGHAQFNRHELPTMTPDVIYIDHRRGVTIEGADLAATVRANLDLLPQVHVYVETVHRVTELGAVATQVVKGTSQEGFDAEWQTITVFTFEGDRLSRYEVFDEAELDAALARFDELHQRPRRLENAASRAEDQLFARSAAGDWAAIAEILADDSLVEDRRRVVNVGVWDGRDAVMANMRALAEGLVQVTLTVIATRGERLALIRIRSFEPDSQRGEFVIELLGIAETDTDGQIAAHVFFDVDDADAAFDELDARYVAGEAAAHARTWSIIAGSYAAMNRRELFPTTPDWVNVDHRRPGIFEEGGLDASLLSLWQLTTDLTFRIEAVHRLTDLGMVCSHVAQGVSQDGFDAEWRGIEVQTVDGHLINRCEIFDATDLDAALARFDELSRGD, from the coding sequence GTGGAACTGGGGGTTTTGGGGCCTCTCCAGGTCCGGCGAGACGGGGCGCCCGTCGCTATCCCGGGCGCCAAACCTCGCGCGATCCTGTCGATGCTCGGGCTGCACGGCGGTTCCGTCGTGGCTGCCGACACGCTCGTCGAGCTGCTGTGGGGCGAGCACCCGCCCCGCACCGCGGCCAAGGCCCTGCAAACCCACATCTCCTCGTTACGCCGCACCCTCGGCGACGGCTTTGTCCTGACGGCGGGCGCGGGGTGGACGCTGGCCGAGGCCCAGGTCGATGCCGCGCGGTACAAATCGGCCGCCCGACTGGCGCGCGACTCCGCTGCCGCCGGCGACACCGGCCAGGCGGTGGCCCGCTTCGAGGAGGCACTCGCCCTATGGCGCGGAATCCCCGAGCTGCCCGACGGCCGGCGCGGAACGTCGGAGAAGACCCGGTGGATCGAGGGCCATGCCGCGCTGGTGGAGGATCGAGCCGATGCGCTGCTCGCCACGGGCCGGGCTGCCGAGATCATCGGCGAGCTCGAGGCCGCGGTGGCCGAGGCGCCGCTGCGTGAGCGGCGTTGGGGTCAGCTCATGCTCGCGCTGTACCGGGCCGGCAGGCAGGGCGAGGCGCTTGGCGCATACCAGCGGGCGCGTGCGCTGCTCGCCGAGGAACTGGGCGTCGACCCCGGACCGGACTTGCGCCGACTGGAGGCGGCAATCGTTTCGCAGGACTCTGCGCTGGAAGCACCTGCCGCGCAACAACTCTCGTCGGTGACTCGCGCCGTGACATTCCTACTGACCGATATCGAAGGGTCGACGGCCGCGTGGGAGGCGGATGCCCAAGCGATGGCGGTGGCGCTGGCGCGGCACGACGAGCTCGTCGAGCAGGTCGTCACGTCCCGCGGAGGCCGCCTGATCAAGACGCGCGGCGAGGGCGACGCCACGTTCTCGGTTTTCGAGCGGCCCTCGGCGGCCGCTGCCGCCGCCATCGAGCTGCAAGAGGCGATCGTCTCCGAGCCGTGGGAGCTGCGGGATCCGATGCGCGTTCGCGTGGCTTTGCACACCGGGGAGGTCGAACTGCGCGACGGCGACTACTTCGGCCGGGCGGTCAACCGCGTCGCCCGGCTGCGGTCGTTGGCTATGGGGGGCCAGATCCTGTGCTCGGGCGCCACCGCGGAACTCGTCATCGACTCACTGCCCGACGACGTGATCCTCGCCGACCTGGGCACCCGCCAGCTGCGCAACCTCGCGCGCCCGGAACACGTCTTCGAACTTCAACTGCAAACCACCGGCGGGCCTCGTCAAGACGTTCCAACCGACGCGCCGCTACCACGCCCGAGCCTGCCCGCGGTGCTTGCCGGCCGCGGGCCGTTCGTCGGGCGCGGCGACGAGCTGGAGCAACTGTCTTCGGCATGGCAGACCTCGCTTGCCGGCGGCACCAACGCCGTGCTGATCGCGGGCGAACCCGGTGTCGGCAAGACGCGTCTGGCCGGTGAGTGGGCCCGGCAGGCTTACGACCTGGGCGCCCTGGTCATCTACGGCCGATGCGACGAGGACCTTGGCGCGCCGTACCAGCCTTTCGCGGAGGCGTTGCGTTCGCTGGTGCCGTGTCTCGGTGCGGGCGGGCTTCGCGGCCTGCGCGGCGTGGAGGCGCTGCTCACCCTGGTTCCCGGGCTGACCGACGTCGTCCCCGACCTGGCGGCGCCGACCCGCGCCGACCCCGACACCGAGCGCTACGCCCTTTTCGACGCCGTCGTTGCGCTGTTGGCACTGGCCTCCGCGCGCGCGCCCGTGGTCTTGATCCTCGATGACCTGCACTGGGCGGCCAAGCCCACGCTGCTGCTGTTGCGACACCTCCTGCGTTTCGGCGAACACGCCCGCGTGCAGATCATCGGCACCTACCGCAGCACGGACCTGGACCGCTCGCACCCTTTGGCGGCGATGCTCGCCGACCTTCATCGCGACGGCACCGCCAGCCGGCTCAGCCTGAGCGGCCTCGACGAGGACGACGTGACCGCCTACGTCGCCGAGGCCGGCTACGACGACGAAGAGCTGGCCCGGGCGTTGGCGTCGGTCACGGGTGGCAATCCGTTCTTCCTCATCGAGGCCCTGCGTCACGTCGATGAAAGCGGCGGCCGCTGGGACCAGAGCACCCTGCCACAGGGAGTGCGCGAGGCGGTGAGCCGCCGGCTGTCGCGACTACCGGTGGAGGCGAACAGGGCGCTTGCCGCGGCCGCCGTCGTCGGCAGTCGGTTCGCCTTGGAACTGGTGGAAAGCGTGGTGGGAGACGACCTGGTCGACGCGTTCGACCAGGCGTGCAAGGCCGGCATCGTCATCGAAGAGCCCGGCGGCCGCTACCGGTTCAACCACGCGATAGTCCGGCAGTCGCTGCTCGCCGAGCTGCCGTCCGTGCGGCGCATGCGGCTGCACCAGCGCATCGCCGCCACGTTGGAGAACGAGCCCGGTCCCGACGATGAGCGGCTCGCCGAGCTGGCCCATCACTACTTCGAATGCGCGTGGGCGGGGAATGCGGCCAAGGCGGTCCTCTACTGCCGGCGTGCCGCCGATCAGGCGATGGCCCGACTCGCCTACGAAGGTGCCGCCGACCTCTATGACCGTGCCCTGCACGCGCTGGAGGAGATCGACGACGAGCTGCCCGACCGCGACGACCAAGTTGCGGCGCTGCTGATCGCGCGCTGCGAGGCCCTGCTGGCCGCGGGTGACGTGGCTTCGGCGGCTGGTGCGGTCACTCAATTACAAACGGCCACAGTAGATTCCGCCCAACTCGCGGCGTGGGCGACATGCTTCGACGGCCAACTGTCGATGCTCATTCACCCCGAGCGGCTGGACGAGGTCGAGGCCGCGGTGGGCGCGGCCGCCGACAAGCTGGCCGAACTCGGCGACGCCGCCGGAGAAGCCAACGCGCACACCGTGCGCGCCGGGTGCCTGGCCCGGCTGGGCAGGATCGGCGACTGCGAGATCGCCCTGGACGACGCTCTCACGGCGGCGCGGCGCGCGCGTGAACACCGCCGCGTGAACGCAGTACTGGCGCAAGCGCCACTCGCCGCGCTCTGGGGCCCCAACCCGGTCCCCCGCGCCGGCGGGCGGTGCCTGGACGTGGTGCGGCTGCTCCGCATCACCACCGACTCCCCGGCGGTCGAAGCGACGTCGACGCGCTGCCAAGCCGTGTTGGAAGCCTTCCGCGGACGGGCGGCGGCAGCACGGCGGATGATCGACTCGGCCCGGCGCACGGTCACCGAGCTGGGCCTGCGCCATGCCCTTGTCGAGGTCGAGCAGTTCGCCGGGATTGTCGAGCTGGTGGTCGACGAACCCGCCGCGGCCGAGGCACACCTGCGCAAGGCCTACAACGGTTTTCGCCGCATGGGTCTTGACGCCGACACCGCCGAAACCGCGGCGTTACTGGGCCGCACGTGCCTCGCGCTCGACCGGGATGCCGAGGCGGACGAATTGTGCGCCGAGAGTGAGCGCCTGGCTGGTCACGCGTTGAAGGCGGCGATCGCCTGGCGCACCCTTCGGGCGCGGCTGCTGTCCCGCGGCGGGGACCACGACGAGGCCCGGCGGCTCGCTGAGGAGGCCGTCGCACTGGCCGAGCGCACCGACGCGTTGGTCGATCATGGGGATGCATGCCTTGGGCTGGCAACGGCTTTGGGTGCGGCCGGCGACGTCGCGGGAGCGCGGTCGGCCGCCGAGCGGGCGGTCGAGCTTTACGAACGAAAAGGGGCTGTGGCGCTTGCCGAAAGGGCGCGTCGGGTTCTCGGCGAACGGGCCGTTCCGCCCGTACCGACGCCACCTGAGGCGAGCTTTGTCGAACTCGACAATTCATGCGTCCGAGCGGGCGAACGCGTCACGGCCGCAATAAATCGTGAGGCTTGGGACGAGTTCGAGCAACTGTTCGCGCCAGATGGATTCATCGAGAGCCGCCGGAAAATTGTCGGCTTTGGACGGATCGACGTCCCACCGGGCGAGTTTCCACATGTGAACAGGCGCGTCTTGGAGACGGTCCCTATGCGGGTGACCCAAGTGGTTATCGCCGCGCGAGGCGAGCGTCTAGCGCTCGCTCGATTGGTGATAGGCGCGGATGACGTCAGCCCTGGGGCACCGCAGGACGAATTCCTCCTGCTTTATGGCATCGACGAAGATGACCGGATATCCCTGCAGGTGTGGTTCGACCTCGAAGACATGGATGCCGCGCTGGCCGAGCTCGAGGCCGCACACGCCCGATTAGAGGCGCCACCCGCACCGGTAAGGCGGCAGGAGAACGCGGCCTGCCGAACGTATGAGCGCATGCAAGCGTGCTTCATGGCCCGCGACTGGGACGGCTTGGCGCAAACACTGATTGACGACGTTCACAACGAAGATCGCCGTCGCGTGGTGAATTCGGGCGTCCAACGCGGCCGAGACGCCGCGATGGGAAATGTCCGCTGGGCCGCCGACCTCGGGGTCACTCAAGCGACGTCAAACGTGGTCGCCACCCGTGGGGAGCGGCTCGTCCTGACTCACGCCCGATTCTCGCAGGGCGACGAGCAACCCGAGACATTCGGCGTCGATGTCCTTCAGTTAGTCGAGGTCGACGACGTCGGGCGGATAACGGCGCTTGTCATGTTCGACCTCGACGACGTCGAGTCCGGCATCGCGGAGCTCGATGCCAGGTATCTTGCAGGCGAAGCTGCGGCCCACGCGCACACCTGGGCGGTGATCACTCGGGCCTATGCCGCGCTCAATCGGCGTGAGCATCCGGCGACGACACCTGATTGGGTGAACATCGACCACCGTCGAGGGATAGCTTTTGCGCCTGGTCATGTGTCTGCGTTACTCACTAATTGGCTCGCCACCCCTGACCTCGGCAACTTCGTCCAGGCGGTTCATCGGCTTAACGACTTCGGAGCTGTGGTCACCTCTATGACGCATGAAACCTCACAAGAGGGTTTCGAAGCCGAGTGGCGAGGGATCAACATTCTCACGATCGAAGGCGACTTGATCAACCGCTTAGAAGTCTTCGACGATAAAGACCTGGATGCCGCGATCGCGAGGTTCGAACAACTCAGTCGGCCCGCAGCACGACTGGAGAACACGGCGGCGCGCGTATTCGACCACGTCTGGTCACACTTCGCGACGCGCGACTGGGAAGCCCTGGGCGACACCGTGGCCGATGACTTTGTCGGCATCGATCACCGGCGAGTCGTGAGTGCCGAAACGCAACTTAGCCGAGACGACGTGGTCAGAGATTTGCGCGCGGCGGCCGACGTCGGTTTCACGATATCGATGGTCAGCGCGGTGGCGATCCGCGGGGAGCGCCTCGTCCTGGCGCGTGTTCGCGCGGCCGGCCAAGACCCCAAGGCGATTGAAAACGACGCGCTCAACGTCGTCGAAATCGACACCGACCACCGGATCGCGAACGTCGCCACGTACGACATGGAAGACATCGACGCGGCCATCGCACAGCTCGACGCCCGTTATCTGGCCGGCGAAGCGGCGACCTACGCCCGCACCTGGTCGCTCGTTACGGACGCATTCGCAGCGCTGAACCAGCGGAGAATCCCGAAGACGACACCCGACTGGACGAGCATCGACCACCGGCGACTCGCACCAATCGGTGCGGGTGATCTGGGCGCATATCTCCTTGCCACTTGGGAACTCTCGCCCCAGTCCCGCATCTACATTGAGGCTGTGCACCGGCTGGACAATCTCGGCGCGGTGATTACCCACGTGGCAATCGGGACCTCGCCAGACGGTTTCGACGCCGAGTGGCGGGTGACCGACATCGTGACGTTCGATGGCGATCACATCAGTCGCAGCGAGCTCTTCGACGAGACAGACTTGGACGCTGCGATCGCGAGGTTCGATCAACTCACCCGTCCGTCACCCGAACTGGAGAACGCAGCGAGCCGGGCGTACGGCCGCTTGGCCGCGTATTTCGCGGCCCGGGACTGGAATGCGACGGCTAACGCCATGGCGGAAAACATGATCGATGACGATCGTCGACGCATGGTGAACGCCGGGATCCGACGTGGCCGGGATGTCGAGGTCGCTAACAGTCAAGCCACAGCGGCGATCGGCGGCAAGAAGATAATGTCGACGGTTATCGCCACCCGCGGTGAGCGCCTAGCGCTCTGTCGATCGTCGATCGTCGGGCGAGGCGAGCAATCTGGGGAATTCCGTATCCAATTTCTCAGCGTCATCGAAGTCGATGCCGACGAGCGGTTGGCGGCCCACGTTGGCTTCGACCCCGACGATATCGAGGCCGCCCTCACAGAACTCGACGCGCGATACATCGCCAGCGAAGCAGCGGCTCATGCGCGCACGTGGTCGGTCATCACGCAAAGCTTCGCGTCGATCAATCGGCGCGAAATGCCAGCGACAACGCCGGATTGGGTAAACATCGACCACCGGCGAGGTACGTCGATCGCGCCTGGTGAAATGGCGGCGTTGATGGGCGCCGCATGGAGTACTACATCTGATCTGAGGTGCTTCATCGAATCGGTGCACTGTCTGAATGGCCTCGGCGCGGTCATCACCCACGTCGCGCACGAGACCTCGCAAGACGGATTCCACGCCGAGTGGCGAGTGATCAGCGTTATCACGGTCGAAGGCGACCTGATCAACCGCACTGAGGTTTTCGACGAGGCAGAGCTTGACGCCGCGACGGCACGGTTCGAACAACTCAGCCGTCCAACGCCCCGACTGGAGAATGCGGCGAGCCGGGCGTCTGAGCGCTTCCTCGCTGACTTCGCTGCCTGCGAGTGGGATGCGCTAGCGGAGGCCCTGGCTAAAGACTTCTCTCAAGACGATCGCCGTCGCGTAGTGGGCGCGGGTGTTCGACACGGTCGAGACGCCGAGATCGCAGACTTGCAGGCGATCGCCCAACTGGGGATCGTCAATGTGGCGTCGACGGTCATAGCGACCCGCGGTGAGCACCTCGTGCTCATGCGAGTCGGATTCTCCTTTCGCGATAGAGGGCCAGAGGCATTTCTTGGCGAGATGCTTGGTCTCAGCGAAATCAATGCAGATGAGCGGATCCTCGCCGCTGTCTCGTTCGACCTCGACGACTTCGACGCCGCCATCGCAGAACTCGACGCGCGATACATCGCCGGCGAAGCGGCTGCCCACTCGCGGGCCTGGTCAATCGTCGCGAGTAGTTATGCGGCGCTCAACCAGGGCGAGCCGCCGCTGACTACGCCCGATTGTGTCAACGTCGACCACCGGCAGGAGACGGCGTTCGGTCCCGGTGACCTGATTGCGTATATCCGCGCCGGGTTGGCACTCGAGCCAAACAACCACGTATATGTCAGGGAAGTGCATCGGCTGAACACTCTCGGAGCAGTCGTCACTTACGCGGCCCATGAAACCTCACAAGGTGGCTTTGACGCGGAGTGGTCAGGGATCGCCGTCTTCACGATAGAAGGCGACATGATCAACCGCACCGAGGTATTCGACGAAGCGGGTTTGAACAAAGCGCTCGCGCGGTTCGAACAACTCAGCCGGCCGGCGCCGCGCGTCGAGAACACGGCAACGCGGATATTCGAGCGCCTTTACTCGTACGTCGCAGCGGGCGACTGGCACGCCGTGGCTCAAATAACCTCCAAGGATGTCTCCGTCGACGATCGCCGGCGAGTGGTGAACGCCGGGATCCTGCATGGTCGAGATGCCAACATCAAAGACGCGCAAGCGACCGTTGATGTCGGCTTCACGATGGCGATGGTGGGCGCCCTGGCAATCCGCGGCGCGCGCCTTGCCCTCACACGAGTTCGCGTCTCGGGCCACGACCCCGAGGCGATTCAAAACGACGCCCTCAGCATTGTCGAGGTCGATGCCGACGAGCGGATCATTGCGGTTGTTGTGTTCGACAATGGGGACGTTGACGCGGCCTTGCAAGAGCTCGACGCCCGATACCGCGCAGGTGAAGCAGCCGCGTACGCCCATACGTGGTCGGTAATCACAGGTATCTACACCATGTTCAACCGACATGAACTCCCCGCGGTGGACTGGGCCCTCGTCGACCACCGCCGGGGCACGCCGTTCGCGTCGGGCGAGCTGACCCCAGCTCTGCAGACCTTCTTCGATCTCACGCCGGAATTCCGGGTCGCCATCGAGGCTGTGCATCGACTCAACAAAATCGGAGCAGTCGTCACCATCGATTCGCAAGGATCGTCACGCGACGGCCTAGCCGTCGAATGGCGCATGATTCAACTTCTCACCGTTGAAGGCGACCGACTCACCCGTTGCGAGCTCTTCGACGAGACAGACTTGGACGCCGCGATCGAGCAGTTCGATCAGGTCAGCCAGCCGCCACTCCCGCCGGAGAATGCGGCAAGCCAGACCGTCCAGCAGTTCCTGACGCATTTTGCCATCCATAACTGGGAGGCCATGGCGGAACTAATCGCGGGTGACTTCTGCTCAGACGACCGCCGCTCCGTCATCAACGCCGGAATCCGACGCGGTCGTGATATCGAGATGGCGAATTGGCGGGCCACCGCGGAGGTCTGGATGAGCGATGTGCGCGCGGCCGTGGTTGCGACTCGCGGAGAGAACCTCGCGCTACTCCGGTTCACCTTCGCGAGCCAAGATTCGCTACCCGCATCGTTTCAAGCTGCGGCGCTCGCCGTTATCGAGGTCAACGACGACAACCGACTCGGGTCGACCGTTGTGTTCAACCCCGACGACCTCGACGCAGCGTTCTCTGAGCTCGATGCGCGTTACATCGCCGGAGAAGCCGCCGGGCACGGCCGCACGTGGTCGGTCATCGCACAGTCGTATGCCGGGGTTAATCGTCACGAGCTACCGCCGACGACGCCGGACTGGTCCAACGTCGACCACCGACGAGGAATAGCGTTCGCACCGGGCAACTTGGAGGCATACCTCGAAGCGTCTTGGGATCTGCTCGCTCCGGGGCCCAGCGCCTACATCGAAACGGTGCATCGGTTGACCGAGCTCGGCGCAGTGGTCACCCGGATTGTGGAGGGGACGACGAGCGACGGCGTCCAAGCCGAATGGCGAGAGATCGGCATCTCTACAGTCGAAGGTGATCTGATCAAGCGCTCCGAGATCTTCGACGAAACAGAACTCGACGCCGCCCTTGCCCGCTTTGACGAATTGCAAACGCGGCCACACCACCTGGATAACGCGGCAAGCCAAGTGACTGAACGGTTTTGGATCTCCCTCGCGACGCACGATTGGGCGGCGATGGCCGAGATACTCGCCGAGAGCGTTGTGTCGCATGACAACCGTCGGGTTGTCAACTCCGGAGAACTGCGCGGGCGCGATGTGAACCTCGCAAACCTGCGGGCAGTCGCTGAGGTCGGTTTCGAGGGCGTTGTCTGGACGGCCCTCGCGATTCGTGGGCAACGCCTTGTCCTCTCCCGCATTCGGTCCTCCGCCCACGGACTTGAGCCCGGCGAGATTAGCGCGGACATGATCGGCGTCGTGGAGATCGACGGGGACAACCGGATGATCGTCCACTCCATATTCGACGCCGACGACGTCGACGCCGCCTTCGCCGAACTCGAAGCCCGGTACATCGCCGGCGAAGCGGCCACCCACGCGCGCGTGTGGTCGCTGGTCACCCAAGGCCACGCTCAGTTCAATCGGCACGAACTCCCCACGATGACGCCGGACGTGATTTACATCGACCATCGACGGGGCGTGACAATCGAGGGCGCCGATCTGGCCGCAACTGTTCGCGCCAATTTGGATCTTCTTCCGCAGGTGCACGTTTACGTCGAGACCGTGCATCGGGTGACCGAACTTGGAGCCGTCGCCACCCAAGTGGTGAAAGGGACCTCACAAGAGGGCTTCGACGCCGAGTGGCAGACGATCACTGTTTTCACCTTCGAAGGTGACCGGCTCAGTCGATACGAGGTCTTCGACGAGGCGGAGCTCGACGCCGCCCTCGCCCGCTTTGACGAACTGCACCAGCGGCCGCGGCGGCTGGAGAACGCAGCAAGCCGAGCGGAAGACCAACTTTTTGCGCGCTCGGCGGCAGGCGATTGGGCGGCGATCGCCGAAATCCTGGCCGACGACAGTCTTGTCGAGGATCGTCGCCGGGTGGTGAATGTCGGCGTCTGGGACGGTCGCGATGCCGTGATGGCAAACATGCGAGCCCTGGCCGAGGGACTCGTGCAGGTAACGCTGACGGTCATTGCGACCCGTGGGGAGCGCCTCGCCCTCATTCGTATCCGCTCCTTTGAACCCGACTCGCAACGCGGAGAATTCGTCATCGAGCTGCTGGGAATCGCCGAGACCGACACCGACGGGCAAATTGCGGCCCACGTCTTTTTCGACGTCGACGACGCCGATGCCGCTTTTGATGAGCTCGATGCTCGCTATGTCGCCGGTGAGGCGGCCGCCCATGCGCGGACGTGGTCGATCATCGCCGGTTCCTATGCTGCGATGAACCGGCGCGAGCTATTTCCGACGACGCCGGATTGGGTGAACGTCGATCACCGGCGACCGGGCATCTTCGAGGAAGGCGGTCTCGACGCATCACTCCTTTCCTTGTGGCAACTGACGACGGACCTCACCTTCCGAATCGAAGCCGTGCATCGGTTGACTGACCTCGGCATGGTTTGCTCCCATGTGGCGCAAGGCGTTTCACAGGACGGCTTCGATGCCGAGTGGCGCGGGATCGAAGTCCAGACCGTCGACGGTCACCTGATCAACCGCTGCGAAATCTTCGACGCAACAGATCTCGACGCCGCGCTCGCAAGGTTCGACGAACTCAGCCGCGGTGACTGA